From Bacteroidota bacterium:
ACAGGATTCTATTGATCAGAAAAGAGCTGTTGAACAAAAAGGAAAGAATGCAAGCCGGAATACATTGCAAACAGTAACCCTGCTTGACGCGATCGAGGAATTTAAGTTTGATGCCTGTATAGGTGGTGCCCGTCGGGACGAAGAAAAGGCGAGGGCGAAAGAGCGCATATTCTCCGTTCGTGATGAGTTTGGCCAATGGGATCCTAAGCGCCAGCGCCCCGAATTGTGGAACATTTACAATGGAAAAATACATAAAGGTGAGAATGTGCGTGTGTTCCCAATAAGTAACTGGACCGAACTCGATGTTTGGAATTACATTAAAAAAGAAAAGATAGAACTCCCTGAGATCTATTTTGCTCACAAAAGAGATTGCATTATTCGCAATGGTCAGTTGATGGCGGCTTCCGAATACCTGAATATGGATCACGAAGACACTATATTTGAAAAAACGGTCCGTTTTAGAACGATAGGTGATATAACATGTACAGCTGCCGTAGAGTCTTCCGCTGATAACATTGATACAATAATTGAAGAAATTAAAAGCTCTAAAACAAGCGAAAGAGGTGCCCGTATTGATGATAAGCAATCAGAAGCGGCAATGGAGGAACGTAAAAAGGGAGGATACTTCTAAATCAACGAATGTGAATAAAAAACGAATTTACGAATAAAGGAATGAATATCTTAAGATTTATAACCGCGGGTAGTGTCGATGATGGTAAAAGTACGCTCATAGGAAGATTATTGTATGACAGCAACGCTGTTATGGAAGATCAGCTGGAAGCCATTAAGGCATCCAGCAGAAAAAATGATGATGGTACCATTGACCTCGCTATTTTAACTGATGGCCTGAAAGCCGAGCGTGAACAGGGTATTACCATTGATGTCGCGTATAAATACTTCAATACAGATAAGCGGAAGTTTATTATTGCCGATGCCCCAGGTCATATTCAGTATACACGTAATATGGTTACAGGCGCTTCAAATGTCGATCTGGCCATAATACTTATTGATGCCCGAAAAGGAGTGATCGAACAAACCAAGCGTCATTCTTACATTACTTCATTGTTAGGAATTAAAAATATCGTGGTGTGTATTAATAAAATGGACCTTGTTGGATATTCGGAACAGGTGTTCAATGATATTGTTTCCGCGTATAAAAGTTTCGCTTCAAAATTAAAAGTGAAAGAGATCATTTTTATTCCGATCAGTGCTATCAATGGCGATAATATTGTGTCCGGTTCCACGCACATGCCGTGGTATAAAGGGAAA
This genomic window contains:
- the cysD gene encoding sulfate adenylyltransferase subunit CysD; its protein translation is MSKYYLDYLEQLESESIHILREVAGQFEKPALLFSGGKDSITLVRLAEKAFRPGKFPFPLVHIDTGHNFTETIEYRDRMIKRLNEKLIVRYVQDSIDQKRAVEQKGKNASRNTLQTVTLLDAIEEFKFDACIGGARRDEEKARAKERIFSVRDEFGQWDPKRQRPELWNIYNGKIHKGENVRVFPISNWTELDVWNYIKKEKIELPEIYFAHKRDCIIRNGQLMAASEYLNMDHEDTIFEKTVRFRTIGDITCTAAVESSADNIDTIIEEIKSSKTSERGARIDDKQSEAAMEERKKGGYF